A region from the Zonotrichia leucophrys gambelii isolate GWCS_2022_RI unplaced genomic scaffold, RI_Zleu_2.0 Scaffold_813_22187, whole genome shotgun sequence genome encodes:
- the LOC135441993 gene encoding vasodilator-stimulated phosphoprotein-like → MPLGGGAMPVGGGASRRDRRVRPPPPSPPPPEGPGPGTAASMSERALCTARAVVLLYDEAQKLWVPAGGVPAGGAGGAPPPPHGPPSCVQLFHQPGSLAFRIVGRRLPPEQQVVLNCPLARGLRYSQATPQFHQWREGRRVWGLSFSAPPEAAQFANAVLRALQAMEQGTPLAWPDPDGSAPPEPPDRPVMGEPERRGSGPPAAPPPPPPGPPPPPGPPPPPGPPPPPSGVPPAPPLPGVGGGAGPEGGGGAPGGGGGAGGVSGFAAAIAGAKLRKVPKDEPPSGGVAGAGGGAAPSAPPPKSGGGLMEEMSAKLARRRKAAESPRRDDDVTAEEAEPGERRAGPAPGERADSIPQHAPRRGLAAGHEPVPRPWHKSSSTLPRMKSATPATPEPHNELDLERFKLELLEEFRKELHKMKEELIQALLTELRKPNRP, encoded by the exons cgAGCGCGCCCTGTGCACAGCCCGGGCCGTGGTCCTGCTCTATGACGAGGCGCAGAAGCTCTGGGTGCCCGCGGGGGGGGTCCCGGCcggaggggctgggggcgccccgccccccccccacggcccccccagctgtgtccagctgtTCCACCAGCCCGGCTCGCTCGCCTTCCGCATCGTGGGGCGGCGCCTCCCGCCCGAGCAGCAG GTGGTCCTGAACTGCCCCCTGGCGCGGGGGCTCCGCTACAGCCAGGCCACCCCCCAGTTCCACCAATGGCGCGAGGGGCGCCGGGTCTGGGGGCTCAGCTTCAGCGCCCCCCCCGAGGCCGCCCAGTTCGCCAACGCCGTGCTGAGGGCGCTGCAGGCCAtggagcagg ggacccccctgGCGTGGCCGGACCCCGATGGCTCCgccccccctgagccccccgaCAG gcCGGTGATGGGCGAGCCCGAGCGGCGCGGGTCAG gacccccggccgcccctccccccccgccccccgggcccccgccccccccggggccccctcccccccccgggccccctcccccaccctcgggggtccccccggccccgccccttcCGGGcgtggggggaggggcgggcccggagggggggggaggggcccccgggggtgggggaggggccgggggggtcTCGGGGTTCGCGGCCGCCATCGCGGGGGCCAAGCTCAGGAAAGTGCCCAAG GATGAGCCCCCCAGCGGGGGCGtggccggggctgggggcggggccgccccctcggcccctcccccaaaatCGGGGGGGGGGCTGATGGAGGAGATGAGCGCCAAGCTGGCCCGCAG GAGAAAAGCCGCGGAATCGCCCAGAAGGGACGATGACGTCACCGCC GAAGAGGCGGAGCCTGGCGAGAGAagggcggggccggcgccggGTGAGCGCGCGGACTCCATCCCCCAGCATGCACCGCGGCGGGGGCTTGCGGCCGGGCACG AGCCCGTCCCGAGGCCGTGGCACAAATCCAGCTCCACTTTGCCCAG GATGAAAtcggccactccagccacccCCGAGCCCCACAATGAGCTGGACCTGGAGCGCTTCAAACTG gagctgctggaggagttTCGGAAGGAGCTGCACAAAATGAAGGAGGAGCTCATCCAAG cGCTGCTGACGGAGCTGAGGAAGCCGAACCGGCCctga